The genomic stretch TCGCTTCCGCACAGGCGTCGGCGCAGGCGCCACAGCGGGTGCACAGCGCGGTGAGGGAATCGGGACGGGACCAGGGGGGATGGATCGGCGCCGGTCCGGCCGCCGGCCGCCCGCGCAGGAAACTCCGTCTTGCCCTGTCCAAGCCATCGCCGGCCATGGCACGGCCCCTCCGTCAGACCGGCGGCGGCCCCGGCGGTCCCAGGATCAACTGCGACATCCACACGACGAAGCCATAACCACCGACCACCGCCACCGACAGCACCGGCCAGATGAACACCGCCAGCAGCAGGAACATGGCGATCTCACGCCGGCGGGTTCCCGGTTCAACGGGCGGCCGCGGGTCGGCAAAGGTCAGGGCATCGTGATTGCGGGCTGGGCTGGCTTGCCGGGCTGCGCTCATGGAATGCGGCCTTCCGCTTTATCTCGGGCTCACCGTTCCAACCGCAAATTGCTGGACATGTTGCGTCCAAGCCTGCCGCTCCAAAGGAGTATGCCATCGGAGAGTCGGCAACTTTCTCTCCTCTCCCGGGAAAGGGCGTTTCGCCCCCCCCAATCACAACCTCACCCAAAAGTTGTTGATCTGGCGCAATTCGTACAGCGGTCTGCCCAATCCTTGACCACGGTCAAGAACTCCCCCACCGCCGCGCGCTTTCATGCCCCCAACACACCAATGCTCAAGACACCAATGCCAGAGCCACCGATGCCAGGTGGCGAAAGCCGGAGGATGGCCGTCGTGAGGTTCACGCGCGTACAACGTTGGGTGGGATCGGCGCTCGTCGCCCTCCTGCTGCTGCTGACCGGCATCGCCGCGGACATCGCCACTGCGCATGCCGCCGACAGCGGCCGGCTGCTGCCCTATCTGGCGAAGCTGCAACCCTCCGACCTCGTCCCCGGCGCCGACCGCTTCGGCCAGCCCACCCCGAACGCCCCCACCGTCCCCGTGTACAAGGGCGATGCCGTGGTCGGGCATGCCTATCTGACCTCCGACTTCGTCAACACCACCGGCTATTCCGGCCGGCCCATCGACGTGGTCGTCGGCCTGACGGCGGACGGCACGGTGACCGGCGCCCGGCTGATGGACCATCACGAACCGATCGTGCTGATCGGCATCCCGCCGGCCCGCATCAACGGCTTCATCAACGGCTACGTCGGCAAGAACGTGCTGACGCTGGCCACCCAGAGCGCCGCCAGCCCGCCGGTCGACATCGTGTCGGGGGCGACGGTGACGGTGATGGTCATCGGCGATTCCATCATCCGCTCCGGCA from Azospirillum sp. TSH100 encodes the following:
- the napE gene encoding periplasmic nitrate reductase, NapE protein, giving the protein MSAARQASPARNHDALTFADPRPPVEPGTRRREIAMFLLLAVFIWPVLSVAVVGGYGFVVWMSQLILGPPGPPPV